The DNA segment TGAGAGGCACCACCCAGCAGCCAGGGGAAAGTGAGAATACACAGATTTGTTCATAGCAGGTTCTCATTTGCATTTGGCTTAGTCATGTGTGTTTCTCTGAGGCCCCCTGGATGGCTCTCAGAGCATTTGGACTCTTTCTCCCAGCTATTCTAGGATGTACTTGTGAAGCATCGCCTGTTTGGTGAGTAGAGAAGATAATGGCTCTGAGGCAGATAGTGGCTGTGTCTAATCTTGACTATAAAAATTCTCCCACCAGCGGTAGCAACAGTGGAAGCACTAGTGTCAACAGATCACTGGTGCTTTACCACCCCTTGTTGTCTAATGCCGCTCAGGGTAGGTGTAAACAGTACAGTAAACGTCAGTGGGCACCTGAAtgatgtctacaccaggggtaggcaacctatgacacgcgtgcggaaggtggcacgtgagctgattttcagtggcactcacactgcccaggtcctggccaccggtccggggggctctgcattttaatttaattttaaatgaagcttcttaaacattttaaaaaccttatttactttacatacaacaatagtttagttatatattatagacttatagaaagaaaccttctaaaaacgttaaaatgtattactggtacgcaaaaccttaaattagagtgaataaatgaagactcggcacaccacttctgaaaggttgccgacccctggtctacacagtTGTGCTCCCCACTGCTACCTCTAGAAGCATTGCAACAGTGGGAGATTTCCAGGAATTTCTAGTGTGGACAAGAACTGTAGCCAAGGGGGAAAATTATTTAATTCATCTCTTTAGGAGGAGCAGGAAGGGGACATATTTTTCAGCCCTGTTGCCACTACAAAAAAATACCTTTTCAGCACAGCCATGTTTAAACATGATTATGACTTATTTTTGCTGGTCTAGATAGTACAAAAATGTCATAACTAGGGATGTAAAAATTTTACTGGTTAACTGATAAGCATCAATCTTATTGGTTTTGGTTAACGATTAAACTCTGCTGCCAGCTCTGCTCCCGGGACGTGGGACCGGCAGCCAGTACCCTTTGTACTCCTAGTTTCCCACCTATGTGAACTTCTTAATGGTTAACTGTTTAACTGATACTATTTTAAACCCTATTTACATCCCCAGTCATAACCGTGATGGAGAATTATGTTTTAACCCTAGTAGATGCCTGTGTTACAACCATTTTTCACAATCCTGTTTAAATATTGTTATTTCTGTAGTATAGACAGGGCCTTTATCTCAGCCCAGGGCAACAGAAATGGTCAACCTGTCAATGGGCTAATCCATCACCAGGAGGGCACGAGGGGAACCCATTcctggaggggaagagaagagaatcaTCAGTCACTAATGGGAAAAGGGATCTCCTCCAATATCTAAAAATAAAACCTCAAGGGAACTCTTATTCAGTGGGACGTGACAAATATAGCgaagaagctgcagaactggtaCAGCCACAGGGTTTCTTTCCCGTGTTGAAAACTGGTGTCAGTTGATCATGATCTAATGTACTGACAGTTTAGAGAGAGTGAGGCTCACCAGAATTGTATGTATACTGGATGAGTTGCTTCGTCTGCCCAGGCTGTTTGTCCTTTAAGACTTCAGGGTAGTTTCTGTTGAAGACTAGGTGTGTAGCTAACCTGATGCCTTGAGAGTCTTGCTGCACTGAGACCTGGGATAGCCTCGGTTGAATTTGTCCATCATTCTTCTTGTCTCTTCCCGTTTCAGCCCCAGATGAATTGATCACGAGCTTGGAACCTCCTTTTCAGAGCCTGACATTTAGCGAAGGTATTTTGTTACCGCTCCTTAAGTAGATTAAtaaattataaggccagaagagacccttGTGATCAGGTCTggtctcctgtataacacaggccttaagattttccctgaattaattcctgtatGAAGTAGAGCATAGGCTCACTTGGTTAAATATAACTTAGCTAAGAGTCCGGTCACTGTCCTATCCGTGAAGATGTTTGTTGCCCGCGTTGTTTCCCACCTAGATTCTGAAGCCCGTACAGATTTCATGATCAGTGCCATGGAGACTCAGCCTCTTGATTCATATGGTTAAAAATAGGACTAATCATCGCTAACTAAATACACCTAAAACCAACCTGATGTTAAGCAGTGGTAGGCCCATAGGTGCTAAGGTATAGATGTTATCTTAGTGGTAAACAATGATGAAAATGTGAGCAGTTCTCCATGTTTTAGGGGTTGGAAGttgtccccaccccactccttcaGATCATTTGGATACCATTCTTTGTACTGAATTATGTTAAAGTTAAGACATCCCTTTTGACTCTAAATGTCCTTTCGTGCCCCTTGTAGGTCATATTCACCAGGAAGTTCCCTGCCCTAAAACATGTGCATTTGCGGGCCCAGGTGAATCGGGATCAAAGGAAGCAGTGTCAGTGCCAAAGGTGAGAAATCCTGATGTTTACCTTGAACTGCTGCTCTCCTCCTGACCCTGATGGGCATAAATCCCATttacaaccccccctacaattgTTGGTGAGGCCCTAGGGAGCCCTCATCCAGAATACAAGAGTAAGCCCCACCCTTTGCTGTTTTGCCTGAGGATCAACACCCCATTAGGGTTAGTGGCAGGAAACAGAGCAATGTCTGCcattggggaaggggggagaggggaagagaaccaCCAGGACACCCTGAAGCAATTGGAGAGTTTCCGGCAGTCACGGTTAAggacatccctccctccctcaaatcATGCTGAAACAATGGATAAGAACCAATGAACCTCACCAAgcaaaggagggagggagcaggaatCTCAAAGGTAGCCCCCACTACGTGCTCTTGGGGGGGGGtattgggctgggctggggacaaaCACCTGCTCCCGTTCCCTCTACTCCAGAACACTAATCTcgccttgggggagggagggagggagtgctcagGGGGGAGGAAATAGGGTTCTTATTTACCCACTCCCTTCCATCCCCCTGCAGGCAGAGGTTAGAGTTGTCCTAGATTCACAGACTTCCCCTGCACCGCGTCCCCAGCACCCCAGCCTGTGGTATGTCTGTGGGGCTTAGATGAGGCGGGGTAACAATCTGTGTTTAGTCCCATTTCTCTTTTGGGTACCTTAAAACCCACAGCTCTTTATGCTGCTTTTGCGATCTTGTCATTATGCTCTGTACATCTCTACAGCTCGAGAACCCCTACACGATGGACAATAATCCTCATGGCTATTGTGTGATACTGAACaactctgattttaaaaatcctgatgAAACCAGGAGAGGCACAGACAAAGATGCTGGTAAATATTTTGCTTGTTGAACTACTGTGGGGGTTTTCAAAGTTGGACTTTGTCTGAGGGAACCATTTAATCTACCCTCCTTTGTAGAATGGATAAGCTACGGTGTTGTCACTCTTTCCTTTCACAAGACCACTCTCACCAAGCTCCCTTCCCTCCATGGTTGGTCTGACAGACATGTCAGCCATTATGGTATCAGAAAAGCTACAGTATTTAGGCTATCTCTTCACTGCCAAAAAGGGTGGTCTTATTACAGCTTGATAATTAACCCGTGTTAGCTTTCTCCCTATAAAAGCCTAATGGAGATACAAGTAGTTTTTACCTTGTAGTTGTTAGGTGAGGTCAGCACTACACTCCCGACCTGTGGATGACCTCACCTCCCTACACTGCAGTACACTGTCTCTGCCAGGATTTTACAGCCTGAGAGCTGACTCATTAGTTATCTTGCTGTAAAAACACCCCTTTTAGTCTCCTTGTCAATTCCTCCAGTAGAATTTGTCTGTTTATAGCTGACAGACTTCTTTTTATCCTCTTGGACAGAATATGCTAAAAATGTAGTTTAAGGAAGGAAAGTCTTTCTGTTCTGGGTACAAGCTATTGTTTATAGTGTGTGTATTTATGTGTGTGCCTTTTCTGCTATGTTGTGTTTCTGCTTGAtgacttctctttctctctcttttttttaatagttcttAGAACTGCCATAAAGTCCTTAAGCTCTCAATTCTGTGTTCGCTTAACCTACAGTCTGCAACTGGAGGATATAAGGAGACCACACTGCCAGTTAGAAAGTGTTCTGATCCAGTAGATAGACACATCTGGTTGCAGCAATGCTCAAACAAATCCAACTATCTTATCATCTTGCCATTTGCCTCTAAGCCCTTCCTCCTGCAATAACTCCATGTCTATCTGAATCCACACATCCTTCCTTTTTAAAGCTGCATCTTAAAAAAGCATATATGGCTGAATTTTAACTCTGACCCCTTTCCAGTTGCTCGTTTCCCAGTCACCCTCTTCTCTCTAGGAGACTCTTCTCGCCCATTACAAAGCTAAGTCAGCGGGTACTGGGAAAGCTGTGTAGGTCCTTACCTTtgttaagagccagattctgctgctCTTGCTCTACACAGAGTAGTTAATTTCAACAGGATTATTTGCAGAATAAGGAATTACTCCTATGAAGAGTGGCAAAATCCAGCCTTAAATAAGTACATCATCATTCTCTTGTTTTATCAAGAGCTATTCATAAGTATCTCAAATCTCTGGGCAGCATGAAGTTGGTGAAAGATGCTTAAACAAACTAAACTCTCATTATGTATAATGATTAATTGCTATGGAAGTAAAACCTGCTTTTTTTCTGGGAGGACAGCATGATGCTCAAGGCAAAGGCATTGTATCAGGAGTAAATGAATAGCTGTGTATTTTTTGCTAGGGCAATATCATTTTGATCCAAGAGGACTGACAGGGTGTGGAACAATAAGGTGGGCTTCTTCGTGGGACTGTAACACTTTCCAAATTGCCTGACAGTGTCTCTTGTTCTCCAGTGCAGTGCCTGCTACAGTTTCATCTTCTTCCCTCTCTTCTGTTTCTTTATGTTAAATGAATGCtgactctccctctccctttctctTCCAGAGGCTCTGAAACGGGTCTTTGAGTGGCTTCAGTTTGAGACAATTGAGCACCGAAACCTAGAAGCAGAGGAAATCTGTAATACAATCAAAAAGTATAGCAACATGGACCATAGCAACATGGACTGTTTCATTTGCTGCTTACTCTCACATGGCGAAAAAGGTAAAGAACGTGGGACAGATTGGAATTCTGCAGCCGTCAAAGATCTGGTCTCCTGCTTCACTGGATCTGAGTGCCCCTCGCTCGCTGGCAAACCCAAACTCTTCTTTATTCAAGCCTGCCAAGGTAAGAGAGGGCAGAAAAGTATCCCAGTGAAAGAAGATTCTTCTCGACAGCTGGAGACAGATGCTTTACCCTTGCCTTCCATTCCTGACTGGGCTGATATCCTCATTGGTATGGCTACAGTGGAAGACTTTGAGTGCTACAGATACATAGAGAAAGGCAGCGCGTTCATTCAGTGTCTCTGCAAGGAAATAGAGTCTTTCTGCCCACAGTAAGTACTACTCATATTCCCCATTTTAATAGCACGTAGAGGACTGATGAATTTGTCCCAGAAACACTTTCTTAAACTAGCTTAGTAGAAACCCATTGACAATAGTACTTTCCACTTACTGTATATAGCACTttgcatcttcaaagcactgcatGTTCATTAATTAGACCTCACAACCCCTCTTTCACGTCGCTAAGTGTGGAttgttattcctgttttacaaatGAGACTGActtaaagtgacttgcctgaggttacATGAATCAGCAGCATAGCCAGGATTATATTGCTGGACCTTCAGGCACCCAGTCCCCAGCTCAATCCTCCACACggtgctccctccccagctgTATCCTGTATAGTATTTTACAATATTAAATGACCAATGATTTTGTTCTTCCAAGGGGAATTAATGGGAGTCAGTGGAAGCAGGCAAATCTTTTTAGTAAAGAACAATGGCAAGAACCTCTCTTCACTAGGCTGCTGGTCTATAAAAAAAGAATTGCTAGTGTTTTGGTTTAGAAATGAAGGGAAATGGTGTCTGGTGATAAGTCTTGTGTAGCATCATGGAGAGCTGGGTGAGGGATTGGATGATGTGTTCATTTGTTTCTCCATATTATCTAAATGCTGTTCCTAACCAGTACCAAGAGGGAAGACAAATGTCACTTGGTAGAAAAACTTACACTGAGTGGCCTCTCTGAAATTCTTTTTTCTTCAGATATATGTGGAGTGTAATGGTTACATAGTAGAGTATTCAAACTGGGGGACTAGCCAGGAGTACGGGGAAGCCATTGTCCTTGTCCCAAGGGATCATGGTATCAAGCAAACATGGATAACTTCCCAGACCAGCCTCAAAGGCCTAGTTTGAAAGTACCATGTATTTCTATGTAACTCTTTTTTTCCTTGTAATGTGTTTAAGGTACGTGGATCTGCTGACAATCCTGACACAAGTCAACAAAAAAATGGGAGAAAAAGAGTTTAATGGGAAAAAGCAGATGCCGGAAATAAAATCAACCCTGCGGAGGAAACTGATCTTCCAGGTGCCAACGCTAGACAATTAACCAAAGCAATAAGAAGTCTGAGATACACTAAATTAGGAATTTTGGGATGGATTCAACTTGCAGTTCCAAAAGACAAATGGACTGGATTTGTTCAGTTAGGTCCCAGTCCTAAAAGGTACTGAGGGCCCTCAACTCTCAGATCTCCATCTCTGCAATGGCTCAGCGTCCTGACTTCCAGATCTGCAGCTGTCCAAGTCACCAAATGTGCGTAAGCAAAGGGGCTGAGTGACTGACCTGCATCTGTCTACTTTAGTaggagttgagagtgctcagcaccttctaGCATTGACCCCTTGGTCCTGATTTCAAATGAAGACGCACTCTGCAAAATCTTGATTCCCAAACAATGAGGAATTGTACAGTTTCCATTTGTCAATGTTATTCATAGATgataaggccaaaagggaccattgtgataatcagggatcctagttttctgaGATAAGAAAATCCCCAAAATTCTCCagtaaaaaaacataaaaatccgtatttttccacaattaaaattaaatgctGAATTTTAGTTTCTCTAGCCACAATATgtataggtatcagttgaacgCAATGTTTcattgatatatttacaatttttaaagcaagttCAAAGCCTACCTGTgccattgggggggagggatagctcagtggtttgagcattagcctgctaaacccagcgttgagttcagtccttgagggagccatttagggatctggggcaaaaatctgtctggggattggtcctgctttgagcagggggttggactcgatgacctcctgagatcccttccaaccctaacatTCTATGATCAAAcactataataaaataaaattaatagaattgcAATTTGTATTTTTTACCTGTACCAAATATTTGTATGTCTGTATTCTATATTTTCAGAAAATTGTGGGGATTTTTAATGCATAAACACTTGAATGATACAGTCACAGTGAATTGTTTCTTTACTGTTGATGGTCCTGCGAGTTCAGCctcttgttttcatttcttttcattcagtTTGTTTAGCACTTTCCATGTGTTCTGCAACTGCCTGCCTTTGAATGTAATCTATAGCCTTGCTGCATACAGAACAGAACAGGACATTACCATCAACGTGAAATTTTTCCTTGCCAAACTCAGTGACACAGTCTTTAggggtgatttttaaagtttttggcctcttttcataactttaattactcacgtctggaggctgaagtgaaatttgagatgcattaaaacGCAAACCCCTATATGCTGTTGAGTAACCTCTATACACTGGAAGCAGTTTATTGGAGTATGTTTAGCTATGTAAATTTAAAAcgcattcaaaaatcaaccacaagaggGGGAGGTTGCACGCATTGAATAAGTGACACcggtactttcagtaaaatttagttaatagttaatatatgtttttattttttcacaaaatgtaaaaactgttTTTTTACAGAAAATCTCTAAATTCTATGTTTTTCCgtggcaaatggatttctaggatccctggtgatcatctagtctgaccctccTGTATTGGAGACATAGGACTTTCCTGAATAATTCCTGTTTCAACTAGAGCATaacttctagaaaaacatcccgtCTTGGTTTACCAAAATCCATCTTTACTATCTCAACCCGTGCCCTTCCTGACCCCCCCTCACCTCCAAAAAACCTTCCTTGATTTGCATTCTTGATCTACAGATCTGATCCTGGGAAGATTCCACATGGTTCAGACACAGTTTCCATTACCTGCATGGACAGAGAAAATTAAGCTATACATTACCTAGGGGATCAGGTCTATCGCATGGTTctcaggggaaaaaaagtcaCTTTGTACAGTGACCATTTAATTAAATCCGCAAGCAGGAAACCAccattttaatcatgttttgcatttgtactttttttaCTTAAGGAAACGTTGATTTCTCTTTAGTTGGTAACCATCAAAGCCTGTTGacttgcaactaaatatagcctttacactaaatttggtggtAATTTTTGCTAACTGGGAGGATACACTATATctgtacatatttatttaagcaacaATATAGCTTAACTTATATTTATTCAGCttctttgttttgacatttttgattgttagaaaatggtgaatgaggcATTTTGTTTTTAgtagatgattaatttttttatttgtgacCTTTGTCACACTCTATTTGGGTggaaattcaaattaaattaaaattcagaaaaatagcattttattgtttttattaaataaaatgacCTTAAAAGtgcataagaaaaaagtttatcaaaccATTTAAAACTAaccaatttattaaacaaaggcagTATTATCTGTGGTTAATGAATTTAACTGATTTGTTTCTGgttaccatgtccttcaagattttagaactagtagatcttaCTCTCTTAAACTTACTTTTTATTCATAGAGTGGAAGAGAAAAACAGCATTCCTCCTTTTTCAACTTCCAATTGggttcttaactttgaatgagcTAGTAcatgaactgaactagttgaataaactgaaatgaagaaaatattctctctgcacctataGAATATTCAAATTTGtttagcactttaaaaaaaatgtatttgtatcCACCCAGACAGTGACCAAGGAACAGGATGATAATATAACACTTTGCACTTCTCTAGCTCCTTCCATGTGAAGGGTActgatgggggagtggggagagagataGAAAATAtaggacaatttgcccgtttttaagaaaaagtcaggacacctgcaggaagGCTTAAATACGGGACATCTCATCACCCTAGCTATGTTACAGAAAGGAGCAGTATGTCTTACAGAGGGTAATAAGCACATCAGTGGAAGGGGTTATGATTATGCCATAGTTATAAGCAACCTAGTGATCCGTTGGATTCTAACATTTGattatttattaaaacatctatcaATCATTTACTAATCCTTTATAAatatattaaggttccatttataaaccTCATGACTAAGAGAATAGTGTCATGATGCCTTTAAATTAAACATCCTTTTCTATTCCTAAAGATAAGGTTAAATGGTTAAATCTGTGAAGTTTCTAGAGGTTAGCCTTGTCTCTCCTATACTTGGAGTTCCTTTGCAAATTCTTCAGATTGGATTACAACAGCTGCACATGACACTTACTTGACACTTAGGGTATGGccacacttgcagatgtagagcgctgtgagttaaatccgccttcgtagagcacagtagggaaagtgctgcagtctgtccacactgacagcttcaagcgcactggcagcATTGGGaccagtgcattatgggcagctatgcCAGCATGCAAGTGAtggcaacgtgcttttcaaatgggggtggggcggagtgtgacagggagtgtgttgtgtgtaggtggggggagagagaatggttttttggggtgctgagagtgtttCAGcacgctgtcttgtaagttcagaccccccctcctctctctcactcactcaaagcaaacagtaaatgtttgcttttctcgGAGCTGATAAGCAGCTGGCTTCTCCgcaacggagctttgaaagggcatttccgcattcctgcagccgatttcacaacaaagacaagagtggccacttgacttaaggggattatgggatgtttccggaggctgatcacagcgcagtaactcaacacctcgtccacactgacgctgcggcgctccagcggggcacagcaaacgttattccactcgccgatgTGCAGTACCAGCAGCactgtagctgcggagtcagagcgctctacgtgccttgccagtgtggacggggagtgagctagggcgcctgggactgctttattgcgctgtaactcgcaagtgtagccaaggccttactcAGCATATACTTTCAGATGCAGTTGTCTGGAATGTGGATGCTGTTGGAAAGCGGGAAATGCTGAGATTAAGTGAGGTAGGAACCGATAGTTGTTCTGTAATAAAAGTAAGAGAAACCCTCACAGAACAGCAGTGAgatttttattgaattttatttgCTGCTTCTGTGACCATGGGTTTTAGGTGATTtacctccccccctctcccccccatgtaTGTGAACTGTTCTTGAAAGTTCTACAGGATGCCTGCTGCCCAAACCAAAAAGAATATAATCTCTTTGTGTTATTATATGATAAGTATCAGACTTCAGGTTTGTCTGTGTAATGCCTAAGACTGTGGTCAAGATTCTCAGGATAGCTAGTGATtttggtgcctcaatttttgggggTCCAATTCAAGAAACCTTAAAGAGACTTGAGTCACCTTCCAAAAATCAGATCCCTTTAAAAGTACCTCAAACTGAGCACCCCAATCATTAATcatgtttgaaaatcttagcctctCAGATATTaaattatagtttaaaaaaacaacaacaacaaaaataactgGACCTTCTGGGCCAAACTCAACCCTGGCGTTAGCAGCAGGCCAGCAGCAACACCATTGGAATCAGTGCAGAAAACTTAATTGGCATTAATGTGTGTTTGTACCTGCTAATACCAGGGCTCAATCTGGGCATCTATATTTTGAGAGTTAATTGAATGTGGAAACAGGAAAATAGAAGTTTCGATGCAGATATTTGAAATGTTATTGGTTTATACCACTGTATGTGTGGCTGTGGATTTTTCTAAGAAGAGAGGGGCATAGTGGAGCTGGGGGGCAAATGGGAAGGAAAGGTGATTTTGGTCTTGGCAGGAGAGCTCTGCTGCAAGTTGAACTGTGTGAACAAAGTATTCCTACAGCTGTGCGGCCTGTCTGAGCCTTTCTGCTTGCCTCTTGACTTGCTTTTCCATTTGCTGTAAGTCCCTTTCTCCTTTTATTCAGCCCTGTTCAGAATGTCAGCGGTAAATTCATCCCAGCTGACCAGGTCATCGTGAACCACTCTTGGTTCGGGGTTCGGTGCAGTACCCTACATCTAGTCAAAGTccttgtgtcataactataaagggaagggtaacaaccctcctgtgtacaatactataaaatccctcctggccagaaacaccaaaatccttttacctgtaaagggttaaaaagctcaggtaacctggctgacacctaatCCAAAGAACCAATAAGaaaacaagatactttcaaatcttggggagggagaaggcttttatttgtgtgctctttgttttgggggttgttcgctcttgaaACTAAAAGGAACGgaacatcaatccatgctctccaaatctttctaaacaagtctctcatatttcaaacttgtaagtaacagccaggcaaggcgtgttagttttatctttgttttctcaacttgtaaatgttcctttgctAAAGGAAGGTTTATCCCTGCTTTGCTGTAACTTTAAAagtaaggctagagggggttcctctgggctctttaaatctaattaccctgtaaagttattttccatcctgattttacaaaaataatttttttccttttatttaattaaaattcttcttttaaaaacctaattaatttttcattgttttaagatccaagggttttggatctgtgttcaccagaaCTAATTGGTAAGGGTATACTCTCAAGCCTACCCAAAAAAAGGGGTGtaaggacttgggggggggaggggaagaaattaGTCTCAAATCTTCCCAGAAAAGGGGGGGTTAaaaacttaaaaaatattttaaaaaaggcaaagttCCAAGTGGCTCTCCCCTAAAATTTAAAACacgcttggtggtggcagcttactgttaacctaagctggtaaataagcttagggggctttcatgcgggtccccacatctgtatcctaaagttcaaagtggggaaaaaaCCTTAACACCTTGTAAAACAGGCGTGATGATGGGGCGATCTCCGAGGTTCAGTTCTGGTCCCTGGTTTGGTGGTAGTTGGTCTAGAGCCACTTAATCCACTCTCTGAACTGGTCACTGGTCCAGTAAATTTCCAACACTGCCAGCATCTTTGCTATTTGCCGGTAGGCCTAGTCATTCCTGGTACTCTTACTAAAACTGAGTGCCTTGCTCGCCTCACACCAGAGATTCACCAAAATCTGTCTATGTTCCTGCAATCAGGAGCatgcttggaaaaggacttattCTGGTTAGTGGCCATGGCAAAGTCAGAAGAATGTTCATTGTGTTTGCAGCTTAGCAatcagaataaaatggaagggttaatAAACACCAAGCTGTACTTGAACAAACAGAGTTGCCTCTGTTATCTGGGAGTCAACTGGTGAGGGCTAGAGAGGACAAAGAAAACCCACCTAAGGGGTTGTGGGAAAGCACTGGCAGACTCCCAGGGCCTGAGTCCACATGGTGaaacaatagggcttgaaccctggttCCTGTTTTAGA comes from the Emys orbicularis isolate rEmyOrb1 chromosome 11, rEmyOrb1.hap1, whole genome shotgun sequence genome and includes:
- the LOC135885638 gene encoding caspase-8-like, whose product is MSADIYKLLFFISEELDSETLMALKFLSLEYIPLKNQEDIQDPKDFFQKLQNKGLIEEEDLSFLKELLFRVNRIDLLTGKLSSSRDEMERELQIPNKAKVSPYRQLLYRISEEITSEEVASVRFLLQKELPKKKLQDNATILKLFIEMEKAGIMNETKLKVLKSILRDVRPDLAQKINTYEVETQAPDELITSLEPPFQSLTFSEGHIHQEVPCPKTCAFAGPGESGSKEAVSVPKLENPYTMDNNPHGYCVILNNSDFKNPDETRRGTDKDAEALKRVFEWLQFETIEHRNLEAEEICNTIKKYSNMDHSNMDCFICCLLSHGEKGKERGTDWNSAAVKDLVSCFTGSECPSLAGKPKLFFIQACQGKRGQKSIPVKEDSSRQLETDALPLPSIPDWADILIGMATVEDFECYRYIEKGSAFIQCLCKEIESFCPQYVDLLTILTQVNKKMGEKEFNGKKQMPEIKSTLRRKLIFQVPTLDN